A stretch of the Tachysurus vachellii isolate PV-2020 chromosome 26, HZAU_Pvac_v1, whole genome shotgun sequence genome encodes the following:
- the trim32 gene encoding E3 ubiquitin-protein ligase TRIM32: MAAASCLDPDLVREVLECPICLETYNQEQLRPKLLQCGHSVCRQCLEKLLASTINGVRCPFCSKVSRMSSISQLADNLTVLKIIDCASSCSSAAGLMCKSCKNRLPRHYCSDCSVVLCDACKVEGHQHHGHSVQTIRAAAEHRRKDLGGRLTTLRDTMVNIQKKKAAIDSVSKSLRLKYKAVQQEYARSELQLQEELGRSRRAFAASLAEVEKLNSQILEEQSYLLNIAEVQVVSRCDYLTMRIKQTDTALLEEAGGNDEEELDVKSNLPVLLKLQEPELVKPENPQSLDMGQLMTKQCTVNTDEEDSQELAAAAVTATTAPGVLYCDVDMTSTIEEAVCASPGSFKSKSVDGGGPATGGASGGQFCQFVKKMGCKGNLPGMFNLPVSICVTPHGDVLVADRGNYRIQIFNRKGFQREIRRNPSSIDNFVLSFLGADLPNLIPLSIAITPQGLIGVTDNYDNSVKVYTTDGHCIACHKNQLIKPWGIAAMPSGQFVVSDVEGGKLWCLAVDRNVGVVNYNRLCSAVRPKFVTCDSSGTVYFTQGLGLNIENRHNEHHLEGGFSIGSVGTDGQLGKQLSHFFSETEDFRCITGMCVDTNGDLLVTDSGRKEILQFPKEGGYNILIQEGLTCPVGVAVTHKGQLLVLDCWDHCVKVYTYLQKRRSSTC; this comes from the coding sequence ATGGCAGCTGCATCATGTCTGGATCCAGACCTGGTGCGAGAGGTGCTGGAGTGCCCCATCTGCCTCGAAACGTACAATCAGGAGCAACTCCGTCCCAAACTGCTCCAGTGTGGCCACTCCGTATGCCGACAGTGCCTGGAGAAGCTCCTGGCGAGCACCATTAATGGCGTGAGATGCCCGTTTTGCAGCAAGGTGTCCCGCATGAGCAGCATCTCACAGCTGGCTGATAATCTCACAGTGCTGAAGATCATCGACTGCGCGAGCTCCTGCAGCTCAGCGGCCGGCCTTATGTGCAAGTCCTGCAAGAACCGTCTGCCGCGTCACTACTGCTCCGACTGCTCTGTGGTACTATGCGATGCCTGCAAGGTGGAAGGTCACCAGCATCATGGACACTCAGTGCAGACCATCCGTGCCGCTGCCGAACACCGCCGGAAGGACCTCGGCGGAAGGCTGACAACTCTTCGAGATACCATGGTGAATATTCAAAAGAAGAAAGCGGCGATCGATAGCGTTTCGAAATCCCTGCGTCTAAAATACAAAGCGGTGCAGCAGGAGTACGCAAGGTCTGAGCTGCAGCTTCAGGAAGAGCTCGGGCGATCGCGCCGTGCTTTTGCGGCATCCCTAGCAGAGGTCGAGAAGCTCAATTCTCAGATTCTTGAGGAGCAATCGTACCTCCTGAACATCGCCGAGGTCCAGGTTGTGTCTAGGTGCGACTATTTGACCATGAGGATTAAGCAAACAGACACCGCTCTTCTAGAAGAGGCAGGCGGGAACGACGAAGAAGAGCTGGATGTAAAAAGCAATCTCCCTGTACTCCTGAAGTTGCAAGAACCTGAGCTGGTCAAACCGGAGAACCCACAGTCGTTAGATATGGGGCAGCTGATGACCAAACAGTGTACCGTGAACACAGATGAAGAGGACAGTCAGGAGttagctgctgctgctgtcactGCCACCACTGCTCCTGGAGTTCTGTATTGTGATGTCGATATGACGAGCACCATAGAGGAAGCAGTGTGCGCTTCACCAGGCAGCTTTAAATCCAAATCCGTAGACGGGGGTGGACCTGCAACCGGAGGAGCGTCCGGAGGTCAGTTTTGTCAGTTTGTTAAGAAGATGGGGTGCAAAGGGAACCTCCCAGGTATGTTTAACCTGCCGGTGAGCATCTGCGTAACTCCTCATGGTGACGTTCTGGTGGCGGACCGAGGCAACTATAGAATTCAGATCTTCAACCGCAAGGGCTTCCAGCGAGAGATCCGCCGCAACCCGAGCAGCATCGATAACTTTGTCTTGAGCTTCCTAGGTGCCGACCTTCCCAATCTCATCCCCTTGTCCATTGCCATCACCCCTCAGGGACTTATCGGTGTCACAGATAACTATGATAACTCTGTCAAGGTTTACACGACGGACGGGCACTGCATCGCGTGTCACAAGAACCAACTGATCAAGCCATGGGGAATTGCTGCCATGCCTTCTGGGCAGTTTGTCGTGTCCGACGTGGAAGGGGGCAAGCTCTGGTGCTTGGCGGTGGATCGAAATGTTGGGGTTGTGAACTACAATAGGTTGTGCTCAGCTGTCAGGCCTAAGTTTGTGACTTGCGACTCTTCTGGGACAGTTTACTTCACACAAGGTTTAGGACTGAACATCGAGAACAGGCATAACGAACACCACCTGGAAGGAGGGTTCTCTATCGGGTCAGTCGGGACGGATGGCCAGCTTGGGAAACAGCTAAGCCACTTTTTCTCCGAAACCGAGGATTTCCGGTGTATCACAGGAATGTGCGTGGACACCAATGGGGACCTGCTGGTGACGGATAGCGGCCGGAAGGAGATCCTGCAGTTCCCCAAAGAAGGAGGTTATAACATTCTGATTCAGGAGGGACTGACATGTCCCGTCGGAGTGGCTGTCACGCACAAAGGACAGCTTCTGGTTTTGGACTGCTGGGACCACTGTGTCAAGGTGTACACCTATTTACAGAAGCGGCGCTCTTCGACTTGTTAA